In one Spirosoma rigui genomic region, the following are encoded:
- a CDS encoding ROK family protein, translated as MSSVEYLGIDVGGTNVKMGIVEADTGKISNFYSHDTMSWRQSGHFVERFGDAVALQLLANKNVKKVGIGLPGMLNADRTVPLEITAIPEIDGTPMVDTLTKRFPGVQFFLANDANAAALGEYYFAEEKIKENYIFITLGTGVGGAAIINKKIFTGGDGNAMEPGHIPSRNGRVLERNIGKKELLELANLRRSEFKGETQLSADGDISTTGLVAAAAEDDELALQIWTEVGEMLGEGLAALIKILDIKQVLIGGGLSASFDYILPAVEKTLDYWLNDYYKNGLLIRRATLGNDAGLLGAASLCFE; from the coding sequence ATGTCTTCCGTTGAATATCTGGGTATCGACGTTGGCGGCACGAACGTCAAAATGGGTATTGTCGAAGCCGACACTGGCAAAATTTCCAACTTTTATAGCCACGATACCATGAGCTGGCGGCAGTCAGGCCATTTTGTCGAACGCTTCGGCGATGCCGTTGCGCTACAGCTGCTGGCGAATAAGAACGTTAAAAAAGTCGGTATCGGTTTGCCGGGCATGCTAAACGCCGACCGCACTGTTCCGCTGGAGATCACGGCTATTCCGGAAATCGACGGTACACCTATGGTTGATACGCTCACCAAGCGTTTTCCGGGTGTCCAGTTCTTCCTGGCTAACGATGCCAATGCGGCTGCGCTGGGGGAGTACTACTTCGCCGAAGAGAAAATCAAAGAAAACTACATTTTCATTACGCTCGGTACGGGCGTGGGTGGCGCGGCCATCATCAATAAAAAGATTTTTACCGGTGGCGATGGTAACGCCATGGAGCCGGGTCACATCCCGTCGCGGAATGGCCGGGTGCTGGAGCGAAACATCGGCAAAAAGGAGTTACTCGAACTGGCTAACCTGCGCCGGAGTGAGTTCAAAGGCGAAACGCAGCTATCCGCCGATGGTGATATCTCGACTACGGGTCTGGTAGCCGCAGCAGCCGAAGACGATGAACTGGCGTTGCAGATCTGGACCGAGGTGGGCGAAATGCTGGGCGAAGGTCTGGCCGCCCTCATCAAGATTCTGGATATTAAACAAGTATTGATTGGCGGAGGCCTCTCGGCATCCTTCGATTACATTCTGCCTGCGGTCGAGAAAACGCTCGACTACTGGTTAAACGACTATTACAAGAACGGGTTGCTGATTCGGCGCGCTACGTTGGGGAATGATGCTGGCTTGCTTGGAGCCGCTTCGTTGTGCTTCGAATAA
- the murB gene encoding UDP-N-acetylmuramate dehydrogenase codes for MLNIQSHVSLKPYNTFGIDANARYLVEINHADDINTLLQLSDFVNIPKLILGGGSNVLLCHDFDGLVIKMNIQGIEVIREDDDHVYVVAGAGVGWHELVLFCVQHGYAGMENLSLIPGTVGAAPLQNIGAYGVELEQVFESLTAVHTRTGERRTFLHADCQFGYRESVFKHELKGQYIITGVTFQLDKRPTFHTRYGAIQETLAEMGISDDALSIKAISDAVIRIRRSKLPDPAQIGNAGSFFKNPEIPKAQFDTLKGQFGALPGYPIGEDTVKIPAGWLIEQAGWKGYRAGSAGVHAKQALVLVNHGNATGQELLALAKQVQDSVQEKFGVSITPEVNII; via the coding sequence ATGCTTAATATACAAAGCCACGTATCGCTCAAACCCTATAACACATTCGGGATTGACGCCAACGCTCGCTACTTAGTTGAAATCAACCACGCTGATGATATAAATACGCTTCTCCAACTGAGCGATTTCGTCAACATTCCTAAACTTATTTTGGGTGGTGGCAGTAACGTGCTGCTCTGTCACGATTTTGATGGCCTGGTCATCAAAATGAATATACAGGGCATTGAGGTCATCCGGGAAGATGACGATCACGTTTATGTTGTTGCCGGGGCCGGTGTGGGTTGGCACGAACTGGTTCTGTTCTGCGTCCAGCATGGCTATGCGGGTATGGAGAATTTATCGCTCATTCCCGGTACGGTAGGCGCTGCACCACTGCAGAATATTGGAGCGTATGGCGTTGAGCTTGAACAGGTATTTGAATCGTTAACGGCAGTTCATACACGCACGGGAGAACGTCGGACCTTTCTGCACGCCGACTGCCAGTTTGGTTACCGTGAGAGCGTTTTTAAACATGAATTGAAAGGACAGTACATCATAACCGGTGTTACCTTCCAGCTCGACAAACGACCGACCTTTCACACCCGCTACGGGGCTATTCAGGAAACATTAGCGGAGATGGGCATATCGGACGACGCCTTATCCATCAAGGCCATCAGCGATGCCGTTATCCGGATTCGGCGCAGTAAATTACCCGATCCAGCGCAGATTGGGAACGCAGGTAGTTTTTTCAAGAATCCCGAAATTCCGAAAGCGCAGTTCGACACGCTAAAAGGACAATTTGGTGCTTTACCAGGCTATCCAATTGGTGAAGATACGGTGAAGATTCCCGCTGGCTGGCTTATCGAACAGGCAGGCTGGAAAGGATACCGGGCCGGCAGCGCAGGCGTTCACGCCAAACAGGCGCTGGTCCTGGTCAACCATGGTAACGCGACGGGTCAGGAGCTTCTGGCACTTGCCAAACAGGTGCAGGACTCCGTGCAGGAGAAATTCGGCGTGTCTATCACACCCGAAGTCAATATAATCTAA
- a CDS encoding sporulation protein → MHFGYGGLLVLLVVGLGGCAGSRPAVSGRSTVDYNGYNEDLSSVRPTYKTPAAPNTSTASRPATPTTSAPTTATAPRRAEPRKPSGPAEAMHVNRRLDAVMDTIANQNRSIRYAPGFRVQVYVGTQRQEVESIKLLIYQNFPELSAYLSYNQPTYKLKVGDFMRRMDAERYYASIRQLLASAQLQPDKVDVRRSLLIK, encoded by the coding sequence ATGCACTTCGGATACGGTGGTTTACTGGTATTACTCGTGGTAGGATTAGGTGGTTGCGCCGGTAGCCGACCAGCGGTTTCGGGACGATCGACAGTCGATTATAACGGCTACAACGAGGATTTATCGTCGGTTCGACCTACCTATAAAACACCGGCAGCGCCCAACACATCTACGGCCAGCCGCCCCGCAACGCCTACTACGTCTGCACCCACCACAGCCACAGCTCCCCGCCGGGCCGAACCCCGCAAACCGAGCGGACCCGCCGAAGCCATGCACGTAAACCGGCGGCTTGATGCTGTTATGGACACGATTGCCAATCAGAATAGATCTATCCGGTATGCGCCAGGCTTTCGTGTTCAGGTGTACGTGGGCACCCAACGGCAGGAAGTAGAGTCAATTAAGTTACTTATCTATCAGAATTTTCCCGAACTTAGTGCATATTTGAGTTATAATCAGCCTACCTATAAACTTAAAGTCGGCGACTTCATGCGTCGAATGGATGCAGAGCGGTATTATGCTTCTATCCGGCAATTGCTTGCGTCAGCGCAGCTACAGCCTGATAAAGTAGACGTTCGGCGGAGCCTGTTAATAAAATAA
- a CDS encoding SDR family oxidoreductase, whose amino-acid sequence MNPLIVVTGGTKGIGRAIVDRFVAQGFDAVVCARSVEGVEGSSLLPFAADLSSRAGVDSLVGYVQSLSRPVDVLVNNTGVFQPGQIHNEAEGVFEELMNTNVGSAYHLTRGLVRDMMIQRKGHIFMMCSTASITAYTNGGSYCISKFALLGMSRVLREELKPHDVKVTALLPGATLTASWTGTDLPKDRFMKPEDVADSVWMAYSLSKSAVVEEILIRPQLGDL is encoded by the coding sequence GTGCCATTGTAGACCGCTTCGTTGCTCAGGGCTTCGACGCTGTCGTATGTGCCCGATCGGTTGAAGGAGTGGAGGGGAGTAGTCTGCTCCCGTTTGCCGCCGATTTGTCCAGCCGTGCCGGAGTTGATTCGCTGGTTGGCTATGTCCAGTCACTGAGTCGCCCGGTCGATGTGCTCGTCAATAATACGGGCGTCTTTCAGCCGGGACAGATTCATAACGAAGCCGAAGGCGTCTTTGAGGAACTGATGAATACCAACGTAGGAAGCGCCTACCACCTTACCCGTGGTTTGGTACGTGACATGATGATTCAGCGGAAAGGACATATTTTCATGATGTGCTCTACCGCCAGCATCACCGCCTACACCAATGGTGGATCGTATTGTATCTCTAAATTTGCGTTGCTGGGTATGAGCCGCGTACTGCGCGAAGAACTGAAACCCCACGATGTCAAGGTAACGGCCCTCTTGCCGGGGGCTACCCTCACCGCCAGCTGGACGGGTACGGATTTGCCCAAGGATCGGTTTATGAAACCCGAAGACGTTGCCGACAGCGTCTGGATGGCTTATTCGTTGTCCAAAAGTGCTGTCGTTGAGGAAATTCTCATTCGTCCCCAACTAGGCGACTTGTAG